A window from Dermacentor albipictus isolate Rhodes 1998 colony chromosome 10, USDA_Dalb.pri_finalv2, whole genome shotgun sequence encodes these proteins:
- the LOC139050300 gene encoding uncharacterized protein, whose translation MLTAKDQLFLVLVRLRLGLFDRDLAYRFRVSIATVSRICTTWISFIYLPVGQMDLWLSRDKVDKAMPAIFKERYPSTRAIIDATEVRCEVPSSLVLQSATYSTYKSTNTMKGLVVISPDGTITFLSKLFTGSVSDKELVEKSGFLKLEFEPGDSVMADKGFKIQDLLSAKGVALNIPPFLRRQHFTEEVRQTEDIASLRIHVERRIQRIKAFHIFDRPIPLSVAPIINEIWALCAFLSNLQSPLIAT comes from the coding sequence ATGCTGACGGCTAAGGACCAGCTTTTTCTTGTTCTCGTCAGGTTGCGCCTTGGGCTTTTCGATAGGGACCTTGCCTACAGGTTCAGGGTGTCCATTGCTACAGTATCCAGAATATGTACCACATGGATCAGCTTTATTTATTTGCCGGTTGGCCAGATGGACCTTTGGCTAAGCAGAGACAAGGTTGACAAGGCTATGCCAGCCATTTTTAAAGAGCGATACCCATCAACAAGAGCCATTATCGACGCGACAGAAGTGAGATGCGAAGTTCCAAGCTCTCTGGTCCTTCAGTCGGCGACCTACTCAACCTACAAGTCAACTAATACAATGAAGGGTTTGGTTGTCATTTCACCTGATGGAACGATCAcgtttctgtcaaaattatttACAGGGTCGGTGTCAGACAAAGAGCTCGTAGAAAAAAGCGGGTTTTTAAAACTCGAGTTTGAGCCTGGCGACTCGGTAATGGCCGACAAGGGCTTTAAGATACAGGACCTGCTCAGTGCAAAAGGAGTTGCGTTGAACATTCCCCCTTTCCTTCGGAGACAGCACTTTACTGAAGAAGTTAGACAAACAGAGGACATTGCAAGTCTCAGAATACATGTCGAGCGGCGCATTCAACGTATTAAGGCATTTCATATTTTCGACAGGCCCATCCCACTGTCAGTTGCACCGATCATTAATGAAATTTGGGCATTGTGTGCATTCTTAAGCAATCTTCAAAGTCCTTTAATAGCAACCTAG